The Primulina eburnea isolate SZY01 chromosome 13, ASM2296580v1, whole genome shotgun sequence genome includes a region encoding these proteins:
- the LOC140808591 gene encoding uncharacterized protein isoform X2 — MVPLFSQETYTMGMHQKQLIMKIRLLCVSIKSRRYSHSPVEIEVTAAEITKILKHNNWQFLLESSHIPQRINSDVVNSVLQRTEFSIHPRRLLDFYKWSNQHLGNPQNLLSLSILALVLSSSNLYSPAINVLSEMIEARVSVADILNSILNLYNECQRFRSRPVVFELLIDVYRKNGMWSEAVSVFLGVQGGDMDISLLCCNSLLNDLLKCNKIELFWKVYGGMLEKKIHFDVYTYTSVISAHCKVGNISEAKRVLLEMEENGCDPNVVTYNVLIKGLCGIGAVDEALQQKAKMLEMGLNPDNYTYTLLIDGFCKHKRSLEAKLILEGMRERGLNPDHIAYTALINGFMKDGAVDDAFRIKDAMLEHGIKLNLVTYNAVIHGLSKCGHMDKAVNLIHEMIKIGIRPETQTYNYLIEGYSRESDMDKLSRLGDHQKINLFLEKMMAVGIKPSAVIYTAIIKVYVKDGKYEEAIKILDDMWQNENFPDVFCYNSIIIGLCKEKRTEEARDCLTQMRQRGLRPNAFTYGALVSGYMEVGQMKIAESYFMEMLDQNIAPNLFNYTAMIDGLCKHGNTTQAFSIFNHLLARRLLPDVQLYSVLINGLSKNGKLIEAMKVFSKFCDNRLVPDVYIYTSLISGFCRQGDMIQAFRLHDEMHQKGINPNIVTYNALIGGLFRSGEIKRAEEVFAGLYGLCLKPNEVTYATMIDGHCKSGNLDKAFLLLEEMSSMGVQPDGFVYNSLVNGCCKQGDMENALSVFDRMMERGIASVLTFNTLIGGFCKSGNLTKAVDLVEDMVDRKIIPNHITFTIIIDHCSKKGMMKEAENLLLEMQNRSIMPTNVTYTSLLQGYGKIGDCSKMLALFNDLVEKGIEPDEVVYRLIIDAHYEDGNSDEAFKVLNELFDKGLLKGKVSEILMGAWCGNGETSEVLASLDKMREEGCKPSVATCSTLVCGLKKAGYGEELGIILDAMVRFGWVSNAMTLDELINQYQIGDFENNIDLFGQAAPAVACQI; from the exons atgGTGCCGTTATTCTCGCAGGAAACCTATACCATGGGGATGCACCAGAAACAGTTGATCATGAAAATAAGGTTGCTTTGTGTGTCCATCAAATCAAGGCGATATTCCCATAGCCCCGTAGAGATTGAGGTCACAGCTGCAGAAATCACCAAGATTTTGAAGCACAACAATTGGCAATTCCTTTTGGAATCTTCACACATCCCACAAAGAATTAATTCCGATGTGGTGAACTCAGTGCTTCAAAGAACGGAATTTTCGATTCATCCCAGGCGACTCCTTGATTTCTATAAGTGGTCCAATCAGCATTTGGGTAATCCTCAAAATTTGCTTTCTTTGTCCATTCTAGCATTGGTTTTGAGCAGCTCTAATCTCTATTCGCCTGCCATTAATGTGTTGAGTGAAATGATAGAGGCCCGGGTTTCGGTGGCTGATATTTTGAACTCAATTCTGAATCTTTATAACGAATGCCAGAGGTTTAGGTCCAGGCCAGTTGTGTTTGAGCTTTTGATCGATGTGTACAGAAAAAATGGCATGTGGAGTGAGGCTGTTTCTGTGTTTCTTGGTGTTCAAGGTGGTGACATGGATATTAGTTTGTTGTGTTGTAATTCATTATTGAATGATTTGTTGAAGTGTAATAAGATCGAGTTGTTCTGGAAGGTGTATGGGGGAATGCTGGAAAAGAAGATCCATTTCGATGTATATACTTATACCAGTGTTATTTCTGCTCATTGCAAGGTAGGGAATATAAGCGAAGCTAAAAGGGTGCTTCTAGAGATGGAAGAGAATGGATGCGATCCAAATGTGGTTACCTATAATGTCTTAATCAAAGGGTTGTGCGGGATTGGTGCAGTTGATGAGGCCTTGCAGCAAAAGGCGAAAATGCTTGAGATGGGATTGAACCCTGATAACTACACATATACATTACTTATTGATGGGTTTTGCAAGCACAAGAGGTCTTTAGAAGCAAAATTGATTTTGGAAGGAATGCGTGAAAGaggcctgaatccagatcatATTGCATATACAGCCTTGATTAATGGATTCATGAAAGATGGTGCTGTGGATGATGCTTTTCGAATTAAGGATGCAATGCTTGAACATGGGATTAAATTGAATTTGGTGACCTATAATGCTGTTATTCATGGGCTCAGCAAATGTGGCCACATGGACAAGGCAGTAAACCTGATACATGAGATGATTAAAATAGGAATTCGTCCTGAAACCCAGACATACAATTATTTGATTGAGGGGTATAGTCGAGAGAGTGACATGGATAAG TTAAGCCGCTTGGGAGATCACCAAAAGATCAATCTTTTCTTGGAGAAAATGATGGCTGTAGGCATAAAACCCAGTGCTGTTATCTACACGGCCATCATAAAAGTTTATGTTAAAGATGGTAAATATGAAGaggcaattaaaattttggatgatatgtggcaaaatgaaaattttcctGATGTTTTCTGCTATAATTCCATCATCATTGGCCTTTGCAAGGAGAAACGGACCGAAGAAGCTAGGGATTGTCTAACCCAAATGAGGCAGAGGGGATTAAGGCCAAATGCCTTCACATATGGGGCTTTAGTTTCTGGATATATGGAGGTAGGGCAAATGAAGATTGCGGAAAGTTATTTCATGGAGATGCTTGATCAAAATATAGCTCCAAATCTGTTTAACTATACAGCCATGATTGACGGTCTCTGCAAACACGGGAACACAACACAGGCCTTTTCTATATTTAATCATTTGCTAGCTCGTCGGTTGCTTCCAGATGTGCAACTATACAGTGTACTTATAAATGGTCTTTCAAAGAATGGGAAATTGATTGAAGCAATGAAAGTTTTTTCCAAATTCTGCGACAACAGATTGGTGCCTGATGTTTACATTTATACATCCCTCATCTCTGGCTTCTGTAGGCAAGGTGATATGATTCAGGCTTTCAGGCTTCATGACGAAATGCATCAGAAGGGCATTAATCCGAACATTGTCACTTATAATGCCTTAATAGGTGGGTTGTTTAGATCGGGTGAGATAAAGAGAGCTGAGGAAGTATTTGCTGGACTCTATGGCCTATGCTTAAAACCAAATGAGGTGACATATGCCACAATGATAGATGGACACTGCAAGTCTGGAAATTTGGACAAAGCATTTCTACTATTGGAAGAAATGTCGTCAATGGGGGTTCAGCCTGATGGTTTTGTTTACAATTCACTTGTCAATGGTTGTTGCAAACAAGGGGATATGGAGAATGCGTTGTCCGTGTTCGATAGGATGATGGAGAGGGGTATTGCATCTGTACTGACATTCAACACTTTGATTGGTGGGTTTTGCAAGTCAGGAAACTTGACTAAAGCAGTTGATTTGGTGGAAGACATGGTTGATAGGAAAATCATCCCTAATCACATAACCTTCACAATAATAATTGATCATTGTAGTAAGAAGGGCATGATGAAAGAAGCAGAGAATCTTCTTCTAGAGATGCAAAACAGGAGTATAATGCCCACAAATGTGACGTACACATCCCTTCTACAGGGATATGGAAAAATAGGGGATTGTTCCAAGATGCTTGCTCTATTTAATGACTTGGTGGAAAAGGGTATTGAGCCTGATGAAGTGGTGTACCGGTTGATTATCGATGCACACTATGAAGATGGAAATTCGGACGAGGCATTTAAGGTTTTGAATGAACTTTTTGACAAGGGCTTATTAAAAGGAAAGGTAAGTGAGATATTGATGGGGGCCTGGTGTGGAAATGGAGAAACTTCAGAGGTGTTGGCATCTCTCGATAAAATGAGAGAGGAAGGGTGTAAGCCCAGCGTTGCCACTTGCAGTACCTTGGTCTGCGGTTTGAAAAAAGCAGGTTATGGTGAAGAACTTGGTATAATTCTTGATGCTATGGTGAGATTTGGGTGGGTGTCAAATGCCATGACTTTAGATGAGTTAATCAACCAATATCAAATTGGGGACTTTGAAAACAATATAGACCTCTTTGGGCAGGCAGCGCCAGCAGTTGCATGTCAGATTTAA
- the LOC140808591 gene encoding uncharacterized protein isoform X1, with the protein MVPLFSQETYTMGMHQKQLIMKIRLLCVSIKSRRYSHSPVEIEVTAAEITKILKHNNWQFLLESSHIPQRINSDVVNSVLQRTEFSIHPRRLLDFYKWSNQHLGNPQNLLSLSILALVLSSSNLYSPAINVLSEMIEARVSVADILNSILNLYNECQRFRSRPVVFELLIDVYRKNGMWSEAVSVFLGVQGGDMDISLLCCNSLLNDLLKCNKIELFWKVYGGMLEKKIHFDVYTYTSVISAHCKVGNISEAKRVLLEMEENGCDPNVVTYNVLIKGLCGIGAVDEALQQKAKMLEMGLNPDNYTYTLLIDGFCKHKRSLEAKLILEGMRERGLNPDHIAYTALINGFMKDGAVDDAFRIKDAMLEHGIKLNLVTYNAVIHGLSKCGHMDKAVNLIHEMIKIGIRPETQTYNYLIEGYSRESDMDKVSEMLIWMNERNLTPSAYTFGAIINELSRLGDHQKINLFLEKMMAVGIKPSAVIYTAIIKVYVKDGKYEEAIKILDDMWQNENFPDVFCYNSIIIGLCKEKRTEEARDCLTQMRQRGLRPNAFTYGALVSGYMEVGQMKIAESYFMEMLDQNIAPNLFNYTAMIDGLCKHGNTTQAFSIFNHLLARRLLPDVQLYSVLINGLSKNGKLIEAMKVFSKFCDNRLVPDVYIYTSLISGFCRQGDMIQAFRLHDEMHQKGINPNIVTYNALIGGLFRSGEIKRAEEVFAGLYGLCLKPNEVTYATMIDGHCKSGNLDKAFLLLEEMSSMGVQPDGFVYNSLVNGCCKQGDMENALSVFDRMMERGIASVLTFNTLIGGFCKSGNLTKAVDLVEDMVDRKIIPNHITFTIIIDHCSKKGMMKEAENLLLEMQNRSIMPTNVTYTSLLQGYGKIGDCSKMLALFNDLVEKGIEPDEVVYRLIIDAHYEDGNSDEAFKVLNELFDKGLLKGKVSEILMGAWCGNGETSEVLASLDKMREEGCKPSVATCSTLVCGLKKAGYGEELGIILDAMVRFGWVSNAMTLDELINQYQIGDFENNIDLFGQAAPAVACQI; encoded by the coding sequence atgGTGCCGTTATTCTCGCAGGAAACCTATACCATGGGGATGCACCAGAAACAGTTGATCATGAAAATAAGGTTGCTTTGTGTGTCCATCAAATCAAGGCGATATTCCCATAGCCCCGTAGAGATTGAGGTCACAGCTGCAGAAATCACCAAGATTTTGAAGCACAACAATTGGCAATTCCTTTTGGAATCTTCACACATCCCACAAAGAATTAATTCCGATGTGGTGAACTCAGTGCTTCAAAGAACGGAATTTTCGATTCATCCCAGGCGACTCCTTGATTTCTATAAGTGGTCCAATCAGCATTTGGGTAATCCTCAAAATTTGCTTTCTTTGTCCATTCTAGCATTGGTTTTGAGCAGCTCTAATCTCTATTCGCCTGCCATTAATGTGTTGAGTGAAATGATAGAGGCCCGGGTTTCGGTGGCTGATATTTTGAACTCAATTCTGAATCTTTATAACGAATGCCAGAGGTTTAGGTCCAGGCCAGTTGTGTTTGAGCTTTTGATCGATGTGTACAGAAAAAATGGCATGTGGAGTGAGGCTGTTTCTGTGTTTCTTGGTGTTCAAGGTGGTGACATGGATATTAGTTTGTTGTGTTGTAATTCATTATTGAATGATTTGTTGAAGTGTAATAAGATCGAGTTGTTCTGGAAGGTGTATGGGGGAATGCTGGAAAAGAAGATCCATTTCGATGTATATACTTATACCAGTGTTATTTCTGCTCATTGCAAGGTAGGGAATATAAGCGAAGCTAAAAGGGTGCTTCTAGAGATGGAAGAGAATGGATGCGATCCAAATGTGGTTACCTATAATGTCTTAATCAAAGGGTTGTGCGGGATTGGTGCAGTTGATGAGGCCTTGCAGCAAAAGGCGAAAATGCTTGAGATGGGATTGAACCCTGATAACTACACATATACATTACTTATTGATGGGTTTTGCAAGCACAAGAGGTCTTTAGAAGCAAAATTGATTTTGGAAGGAATGCGTGAAAGaggcctgaatccagatcatATTGCATATACAGCCTTGATTAATGGATTCATGAAAGATGGTGCTGTGGATGATGCTTTTCGAATTAAGGATGCAATGCTTGAACATGGGATTAAATTGAATTTGGTGACCTATAATGCTGTTATTCATGGGCTCAGCAAATGTGGCCACATGGACAAGGCAGTAAACCTGATACATGAGATGATTAAAATAGGAATTCGTCCTGAAACCCAGACATACAATTATTTGATTGAGGGGTATAGTCGAGAGAGTGACATGGATAAGGTTTCTGAAATGCTGATTTGGATGAATGAAAGAAACTTGACACCTTCTGCATACACTTTTGGTGCCATAATTAACGAGTTAAGCCGCTTGGGAGATCACCAAAAGATCAATCTTTTCTTGGAGAAAATGATGGCTGTAGGCATAAAACCCAGTGCTGTTATCTACACGGCCATCATAAAAGTTTATGTTAAAGATGGTAAATATGAAGaggcaattaaaattttggatgatatgtggcaaaatgaaaattttcctGATGTTTTCTGCTATAATTCCATCATCATTGGCCTTTGCAAGGAGAAACGGACCGAAGAAGCTAGGGATTGTCTAACCCAAATGAGGCAGAGGGGATTAAGGCCAAATGCCTTCACATATGGGGCTTTAGTTTCTGGATATATGGAGGTAGGGCAAATGAAGATTGCGGAAAGTTATTTCATGGAGATGCTTGATCAAAATATAGCTCCAAATCTGTTTAACTATACAGCCATGATTGACGGTCTCTGCAAACACGGGAACACAACACAGGCCTTTTCTATATTTAATCATTTGCTAGCTCGTCGGTTGCTTCCAGATGTGCAACTATACAGTGTACTTATAAATGGTCTTTCAAAGAATGGGAAATTGATTGAAGCAATGAAAGTTTTTTCCAAATTCTGCGACAACAGATTGGTGCCTGATGTTTACATTTATACATCCCTCATCTCTGGCTTCTGTAGGCAAGGTGATATGATTCAGGCTTTCAGGCTTCATGACGAAATGCATCAGAAGGGCATTAATCCGAACATTGTCACTTATAATGCCTTAATAGGTGGGTTGTTTAGATCGGGTGAGATAAAGAGAGCTGAGGAAGTATTTGCTGGACTCTATGGCCTATGCTTAAAACCAAATGAGGTGACATATGCCACAATGATAGATGGACACTGCAAGTCTGGAAATTTGGACAAAGCATTTCTACTATTGGAAGAAATGTCGTCAATGGGGGTTCAGCCTGATGGTTTTGTTTACAATTCACTTGTCAATGGTTGTTGCAAACAAGGGGATATGGAGAATGCGTTGTCCGTGTTCGATAGGATGATGGAGAGGGGTATTGCATCTGTACTGACATTCAACACTTTGATTGGTGGGTTTTGCAAGTCAGGAAACTTGACTAAAGCAGTTGATTTGGTGGAAGACATGGTTGATAGGAAAATCATCCCTAATCACATAACCTTCACAATAATAATTGATCATTGTAGTAAGAAGGGCATGATGAAAGAAGCAGAGAATCTTCTTCTAGAGATGCAAAACAGGAGTATAATGCCCACAAATGTGACGTACACATCCCTTCTACAGGGATATGGAAAAATAGGGGATTGTTCCAAGATGCTTGCTCTATTTAATGACTTGGTGGAAAAGGGTATTGAGCCTGATGAAGTGGTGTACCGGTTGATTATCGATGCACACTATGAAGATGGAAATTCGGACGAGGCATTTAAGGTTTTGAATGAACTTTTTGACAAGGGCTTATTAAAAGGAAAGGTAAGTGAGATATTGATGGGGGCCTGGTGTGGAAATGGAGAAACTTCAGAGGTGTTGGCATCTCTCGATAAAATGAGAGAGGAAGGGTGTAAGCCCAGCGTTGCCACTTGCAGTACCTTGGTCTGCGGTTTGAAAAAAGCAGGTTATGGTGAAGAACTTGGTATAATTCTTGATGCTATGGTGAGATTTGGGTGGGTGTCAAATGCCATGACTTTAGATGAGTTAATCAACCAATATCAAATTGGGGACTTTGAAAACAATATAGACCTCTTTGGGCAGGCAGCGCCAGCAGTTGCATGTCAGATTTAA
- the LOC140808591 gene encoding uncharacterized protein isoform X3, translating to MWSEAVSVFLGVQGGDMDISLLCCNSLLNDLLKCNKIELFWKVYGGMLEKKIHFDVYTYTSVISAHCKVGNISEAKRVLLEMEENGCDPNVVTYNVLIKGLCGIGAVDEALQQKAKMLEMGLNPDNYTYTLLIDGFCKHKRSLEAKLILEGMRERGLNPDHIAYTALINGFMKDGAVDDAFRIKDAMLEHGIKLNLVTYNAVIHGLSKCGHMDKAVNLIHEMIKIGIRPETQTYNYLIEGYSRESDMDKVSEMLIWMNERNLTPSAYTFGAIINELSRLGDHQKINLFLEKMMAVGIKPSAVIYTAIIKVYVKDGKYEEAIKILDDMWQNENFPDVFCYNSIIIGLCKEKRTEEARDCLTQMRQRGLRPNAFTYGALVSGYMEVGQMKIAESYFMEMLDQNIAPNLFNYTAMIDGLCKHGNTTQAFSIFNHLLARRLLPDVQLYSVLINGLSKNGKLIEAMKVFSKFCDNRLVPDVYIYTSLISGFCRQGDMIQAFRLHDEMHQKGINPNIVTYNALIGGLFRSGEIKRAEEVFAGLYGLCLKPNEVTYATMIDGHCKSGNLDKAFLLLEEMSSMGVQPDGFVYNSLVNGCCKQGDMENALSVFDRMMERGIASVLTFNTLIGGFCKSGNLTKAVDLVEDMVDRKIIPNHITFTIIIDHCSKKGMMKEAENLLLEMQNRSIMPTNVTYTSLLQGYGKIGDCSKMLALFNDLVEKGIEPDEVVYRLIIDAHYEDGNSDEAFKVLNELFDKGLLKGKVSEILMGAWCGNGETSEVLASLDKMREEGCKPSVATCSTLVCGLKKAGYGEELGIILDAMVRFGWVSNAMTLDELINQYQIGDFENNIDLFGQAAPAVACQI from the coding sequence ATGTGGAGTGAGGCTGTTTCTGTGTTTCTTGGTGTTCAAGGTGGTGACATGGATATTAGTTTGTTGTGTTGTAATTCATTATTGAATGATTTGTTGAAGTGTAATAAGATCGAGTTGTTCTGGAAGGTGTATGGGGGAATGCTGGAAAAGAAGATCCATTTCGATGTATATACTTATACCAGTGTTATTTCTGCTCATTGCAAGGTAGGGAATATAAGCGAAGCTAAAAGGGTGCTTCTAGAGATGGAAGAGAATGGATGCGATCCAAATGTGGTTACCTATAATGTCTTAATCAAAGGGTTGTGCGGGATTGGTGCAGTTGATGAGGCCTTGCAGCAAAAGGCGAAAATGCTTGAGATGGGATTGAACCCTGATAACTACACATATACATTACTTATTGATGGGTTTTGCAAGCACAAGAGGTCTTTAGAAGCAAAATTGATTTTGGAAGGAATGCGTGAAAGaggcctgaatccagatcatATTGCATATACAGCCTTGATTAATGGATTCATGAAAGATGGTGCTGTGGATGATGCTTTTCGAATTAAGGATGCAATGCTTGAACATGGGATTAAATTGAATTTGGTGACCTATAATGCTGTTATTCATGGGCTCAGCAAATGTGGCCACATGGACAAGGCAGTAAACCTGATACATGAGATGATTAAAATAGGAATTCGTCCTGAAACCCAGACATACAATTATTTGATTGAGGGGTATAGTCGAGAGAGTGACATGGATAAGGTTTCTGAAATGCTGATTTGGATGAATGAAAGAAACTTGACACCTTCTGCATACACTTTTGGTGCCATAATTAACGAGTTAAGCCGCTTGGGAGATCACCAAAAGATCAATCTTTTCTTGGAGAAAATGATGGCTGTAGGCATAAAACCCAGTGCTGTTATCTACACGGCCATCATAAAAGTTTATGTTAAAGATGGTAAATATGAAGaggcaattaaaattttggatgatatgtggcaaaatgaaaattttcctGATGTTTTCTGCTATAATTCCATCATCATTGGCCTTTGCAAGGAGAAACGGACCGAAGAAGCTAGGGATTGTCTAACCCAAATGAGGCAGAGGGGATTAAGGCCAAATGCCTTCACATATGGGGCTTTAGTTTCTGGATATATGGAGGTAGGGCAAATGAAGATTGCGGAAAGTTATTTCATGGAGATGCTTGATCAAAATATAGCTCCAAATCTGTTTAACTATACAGCCATGATTGACGGTCTCTGCAAACACGGGAACACAACACAGGCCTTTTCTATATTTAATCATTTGCTAGCTCGTCGGTTGCTTCCAGATGTGCAACTATACAGTGTACTTATAAATGGTCTTTCAAAGAATGGGAAATTGATTGAAGCAATGAAAGTTTTTTCCAAATTCTGCGACAACAGATTGGTGCCTGATGTTTACATTTATACATCCCTCATCTCTGGCTTCTGTAGGCAAGGTGATATGATTCAGGCTTTCAGGCTTCATGACGAAATGCATCAGAAGGGCATTAATCCGAACATTGTCACTTATAATGCCTTAATAGGTGGGTTGTTTAGATCGGGTGAGATAAAGAGAGCTGAGGAAGTATTTGCTGGACTCTATGGCCTATGCTTAAAACCAAATGAGGTGACATATGCCACAATGATAGATGGACACTGCAAGTCTGGAAATTTGGACAAAGCATTTCTACTATTGGAAGAAATGTCGTCAATGGGGGTTCAGCCTGATGGTTTTGTTTACAATTCACTTGTCAATGGTTGTTGCAAACAAGGGGATATGGAGAATGCGTTGTCCGTGTTCGATAGGATGATGGAGAGGGGTATTGCATCTGTACTGACATTCAACACTTTGATTGGTGGGTTTTGCAAGTCAGGAAACTTGACTAAAGCAGTTGATTTGGTGGAAGACATGGTTGATAGGAAAATCATCCCTAATCACATAACCTTCACAATAATAATTGATCATTGTAGTAAGAAGGGCATGATGAAAGAAGCAGAGAATCTTCTTCTAGAGATGCAAAACAGGAGTATAATGCCCACAAATGTGACGTACACATCCCTTCTACAGGGATATGGAAAAATAGGGGATTGTTCCAAGATGCTTGCTCTATTTAATGACTTGGTGGAAAAGGGTATTGAGCCTGATGAAGTGGTGTACCGGTTGATTATCGATGCACACTATGAAGATGGAAATTCGGACGAGGCATTTAAGGTTTTGAATGAACTTTTTGACAAGGGCTTATTAAAAGGAAAGGTAAGTGAGATATTGATGGGGGCCTGGTGTGGAAATGGAGAAACTTCAGAGGTGTTGGCATCTCTCGATAAAATGAGAGAGGAAGGGTGTAAGCCCAGCGTTGCCACTTGCAGTACCTTGGTCTGCGGTTTGAAAAAAGCAGGTTATGGTGAAGAACTTGGTATAATTCTTGATGCTATGGTGAGATTTGGGTGGGTGTCAAATGCCATGACTTTAGATGAGTTAATCAACCAATATCAAATTGGGGACTTTGAAAACAATATAGACCTCTTTGGGCAGGCAGCGCCAGCAGTTGCATGTCAGATTTAA